One segment of Ipomoea triloba cultivar NCNSP0323 chromosome 12, ASM357664v1 DNA contains the following:
- the LOC115999732 gene encoding protein SCAR2-like isoform X2, translated as MPMSRYRIRDEYSLADPELYRAVDKDDSGALLEGVAMAGLVGVLRQLGDLADFAAEIFHDLHEEVMATAARGHSLTVRVQQLEEELPLIEKEFLSRTNQSSFFYNAGTDWHPNLPLDQNMVTRGDLPRHVMESYEECRGPPRLFLLDKFDVAGAGSCLKRYTDPSFFKREASYIKISNLDVQRETKPRKAKKKGSRSKNGKTPELLPTSHAKLHQLLLEEHNETGGKDSEHHVKLKRRLNGFPFDSKTEKSYMEKLLETPSVGQKTVHEVFVDSLSLKLPSRVASETGLDIVENSAVNVNEEVAVSINEEVTWTNRNTSPSPSQSEDNVAPISPNDTLNEIATYDEYLEISNQSLSVEAGYTLHAFHNVSTDGEISVDGDRQDTTSGYQSDDISSGIDDYMDAPTSMGSELDLESEMNPNKDLHVKSSKFSATNDERLQSESSDSLSIRNSMLSDDENGSSKKEISSFFNSGSSSTSPEMAHSEGEVAAKDFAITGNRVQMCDSHLQTTDDGFSSAQPLEDAFDNDTCAKTAGINRQSSDLGEPMIRPTIPGLVSISGYADEEAIVIKDALTEPVRNEIFSTLGECENDYVCVVENAANPSAPRTSEVQGRTGEDPPTRVSDENQDEIINNHATSAVNPDNVSSNAGDDTPIPLSTDNEHECNLDVGHLNPSNNLSITSSIFNHLSQNRDELFSAKNGLLDRLNDKGPNFLENSACLHKLSDSPSSNKDDHSSSSSVISCSSDGNDQNISTDASLHVPNTLEISLEECAKNSLQIVSEEESAETNHSGASDLDDIPVCSNLSITQAEIESVGSILEIETDNASLKYNERLTNAIPNGAEQRVFDVIHVVYCPTNLDYVETHISAEDAFLPLDSGERGISQIGQECLDEVLSARTGETMDHIAYGYPESVSEEPAVLNATMTEAYQLNVGDATGSVDSTDDVKVNASSYMDIKKFQDDSISCSGQFTQNKLRNASLCFPGSHKELDKLNVGHHAIISPISDSVSHDIAGYSPLQCNVLPSDLDKVTCVATGQSVLDMEPISSSGNNLTNVIRKRIPCENLDKGNSDDALSLPTHHCIEENVELAHIQLNEGLVGKGEANNELSPLQERTQVLERTVATSSRLMPESLPSQPLVSKLSSHDNNSLDLDKDPQNPLTCMSPGFALFPGNNQISPEEMPPLPPLPPVQWRLGKVQLASPALERNVVQRDTGLLSTYQSKIDQTVQPLEQIFPPVIAKESSPDFYESAAYNMEHSGPLSLPVSHAVLDEISDDSFSFPTTTHSSNPHLSFSGPDSDNLHTSLVQKRGTLDPLYSIPQLVSVDKASMLDIGTSPEELIQPAQQAAEETLLKVRELEEGYKCSEGNLATNDRIRLQASSEDSGSTGDSKSVEKEETQSLDQVAPETSLNELNLPKHDTSLEANFITTDAIPSALTVENEKPLHAIRDSEVEIVQPAVEDEIVNGSQKVKHPAAQSPSIETVAAFDRSRLRKVTDQVKNQARKVDERDSLLELIRTKSFNLRPTVAARPNIQGPQTNLRVVAILERAKTIRQAFAGSDEDDNEDSWSDS; from the exons TTTTGCTGCTGAGATATTCCATGATTTGCATGAAGAAGTGATGGCAACTGCTGCTAGAGGCCATAGTTTGACAGTCAGAGTTCAACAACTTGAGGAAGAACTCCCATTAATTGAAAAGGAATTTCTTTCGCGTACCAATCAATCCTCATTCTTCTACAATGCTG GCACTGATTGGCACCCTAATCTGCCTTTGGACCAAAATATGGTTACACGGGGTGATTTACCCAGACATGTGATGGAATCTTATGAAGAATGCAGGGGCCCACCTCGCTTATTCCTTCTAGACaa ATTTGATGTTGCTGGTGCTGGATCTTGTCTAAAGCGTTATACTGATCCATCATTTTTTAAAAGGGAAGCATCGTATATCAAAATTTCTAATTTAGATGTTCAGAGAGAAACAAAACCTCGCAAAGCTAAG AAGAAAGGATCAAGGAGTAAGAATGGCAAAACCCCTGAATTGTTACCCACATCACATGCCAA ACTCCACCAGTTACTCTTAGAGGAGCACAATGAAACTGGAGGTAAGGACTCTGAACATCATGTGAAATTGAAGAGAAGGCTGAATGGATTTCCATTTGACTCAAAAACGGAGAAAAGCTACATGGAGAAGTTACTAGAAACTCCTTCAGTGGGCCAAAAAACTGTTCATGAAGTCTTTGTTGATTCATTGTCTTTGAAATTACCATCAAGGGTTGCTTCTGAAACTGGGCTTGATATAGTAGAAAATAGTGCAGTGAATGTCAATGAAGAGGTTGCAGTGAGCATCAATGAAGAGGTTACATGGACAAATAGAAACACATCCCCATCTCCATCTCAAAGTGAAGACAATGTTGCTCCAATATCACCTAATGATACTTTAAATGAGATTGCAACCTATGATGAATACTTAGAGATCTCCAACCAAAGCCTTAGTGTTGAAGCGGGTTACACGTTGCATGCATTTCATAATGTGTCAACTGATGGTGAAATATCAGTTGATGGAGATAGACAAGATACTACAAGTGGCTACCAATCTGATGATATTTCAAGTGGTATAGACGATTACATGGATGCCCCTACCTCCATGGGATCAGAATTGGATTTAGAATCTGAAATGAATCCCAATAAAGATTTGCATGTGAAAAGCAGTAAGTTTTCAGCTACAAATGATGAACGACTTCAATCTGAATCTTCAGATTCTCTTTCAATCCGAAACTCCATGTTATCTGATGACGAGAATGGTTCATCCAAGAAAGAAATATCCAGCTTTTTCAATTCTGGTTCTTCTAGCACTTCTCCTGAAATGGCTCATTCGGAAGGTGAAGTTGCTGCCAAAGATTTTGCCATTACAGGGAACCGAGTTCAGATGTGTGATTCTCATCTGCAAACTACTGATGATGGATTTTCATCTGCCCAGCCCTTAGAAGATGCTTTTGATAATGACACTTGTGCTAAGACAGCTGGAATTAACAGACAGAGTTCTGACTTGGGTGAACCAATGATCAGACCAACTATTCCAGGTTTAGTTTCTATATCAGGATATGCTGATGAAGAAGCAATTGTGATAAAAGATGCTTTGACAGAACCAGTgagaaatgaaatattttccaCTCTTGGTGAATGTGAGAATGATTATGTCTGTGTTGTAGAAAATGCAGCTAACCCATCAGCTCCTAGAACTTCGGAAGTTCAAGGAAGGACAGGTGAAGATCCCCCAACTAGAGTGTCTGATGAAAACCAAGATGAAATTATCAACAACCATGCAACTTCAGCAGTAAATCCCGACAATGTTTCTTCCAATGCTGGAGATGATACACCAATTCCTTTGTCTACTGATAATGAACATGAGTGCAATTTAGATGTGGGCCACCTGAATCCAAGTAACAATTTGTCCATCACATCTAGCATCTTTAATCATCTTTCTCAAAACAGAGATGAACTATTTTCTGCTAAAAATGGCCTTTTAGACAGGCTAAATGATAAGGGGCCCAATTTTCTTGAGAATTCAGCCTGTTTACATAAGCTTTCTGATTCTCCCTCTTCAAATAAAGATGAtcattcatcatcatcctctgTTATTAGTTGTTCCAGTGATGGTAATGATCAGAATATCAGTACTGATGCTTCACTTCATGTACCAAACACATTGGAGATCTCTTTAGAGGAGTGTGCCAAAAATTCATTGCAGATTGTGTCTGAAGAAGAAAGTGCAGAAACTAATCACAGTGGTGCATCAGATTTAGATGACATTCCAGTTTGTTCAAATCTTTCCATTACACAAGCAGAGATCGAAAGTGTTGGTTCAATTTTAGAAATTGAAACTGATAATGCAAGTTTAAAGTATAATGAGAGACTCACTAATGCAATTCCAAATGGTGCGGAACAGAGAGTATTTGATGTAATCCATGTGGTATATTGTCCTACCAATCTTGACTATGTAGAAACACACATTTCAGCGGAAGATGCTTTTCTGCCTCTTGATTCTGGAGAAAGGGGAATTTCACAGATTGGACAGGAATGTCTTGATGAGGTTCTGAGTGCAAGAACTGGTGAAACAATGGACCATATTGCCTATGGATATCCTGAATCAGTGAGTGAGGAACCTGCAGTATTAAATGCAACAATGACTGAAGCATATCAATTGAATGTCGGAGATGCAACTGGTTCTGTTGATAGCACTGATGATGTTAAGGTTAATGCATCTTCATATATGGACATCAAAAAGTTCCAAGATGACTCCATTTCTTGTTCTGGCCAGTTTACTCAAAACAAATTGCGGAATGCAAGTTTATGCTTTCCAGGTAGCCATAAGGAGTTAGACAAACTAAATGTTGGCCACCATGCAATAATTTCACCAATTTCAGACTCAGTTTCACACGACATTGCTGGCTACAGTCCTCTTCAGTGCAATGTGCTTCCATCAGATCTTGACAAGGTGACCTGTGTAGCTACTGGGCAAAGTGTTTTAGACATGGAACCAATATCTTCATCAGGAAATAATCTTACCAATGTCATCAGAAAAAGAATACCGTGTGAAAATCTGGATAAGGGCAACTCTGACGATGCTTTGTCTTTGCCAACCCATCACTGCATAGAAGAAAATGTTGAGTTAGCACACATTCAACTTAATGAGGGCTTGGTCGGTAAAGGTGAAGCCAATAATGAGCTGTCACCTTTACAGGAAAGAACACAAGTCTTAGAAAGAACTGTTGCCACTTCTTCTAGATTAATGCCAGAGAGTCTTCCAAGTCAACCTTTGGTGTCAAAGCTGTCTTCACATGACAATAACAGTTTGGATCTTGATAAAGATCCCCAAAACCCATTGACTTGTATGTCTCCTGGCTTTGCACTGTTTCCAGGGAATAATCAAATCAGTCCTGAGGAAATGCCTCCATTGCCTCCTCTACCTCCAGTTCAATGGAGATTGGGGAAAGTTCAACTTGCTTCCCCTGCTCTGGAAAGAAACGTAGTACAGCGTGACACAGGGCTCTTGTCTACTTACCAATCGAAGATTGATCAGACAGTTCAACCTCTGGAACAAATTTTCCCACCAGTCATAGCAAAGGAAAGCTCGCCTGACTTCTATGAATCTGCAGCTTACAATATGGAACATTCTGGTCCACTGTCCTTGCCTGTTTCACATGCAGTTCTTGATGAAATCAGTGACGATAGTTTCAGTTTTCCCACCACAACACATTCCTCAAATCCTCACCTTTCTTTTTCAGGACCAGACAGTGACAACCTACACACTTCTCTTGTCCAAAAGAGAGGAACTCTGGATCCTCTCTATTCAATCCCACAATTAGTTTCTGTAGACAAAGCCTCTATGCTTGATATTGGAACATCACCAGAAGAACTCATCCAACCTGCACAGCAAGCAGCAGAAGAAACACTTTTAAAGGTTCGAGAGCTTGAAGAGGGGTATAAATGTTCAGAAGGAAATTTGGCAACAAATGACAGAATAAGGCTGCAAGCAAGTTCTGAAGATTCAGGCTCCACTGGTGATTCAAAGTCTGTAGAGAAAGAAGAGACTCAATCCCTAGACCAAGTAGCACCAGAGACAAGCTTGAATGAATTGAATCTCCCAAAACATGACACAAGTTTAGAGGCAAATTTCATCACCACTGACGCCATACCATCTGCTCTGACAGTAGAAAATGAAAAGCCTTTGCATGCTATTCGTGATTCAGAGGTGGAGATTGTGCAGCCAGCTGTGGAAGATGAAATAGTAAATGGAAGCCAGAAAGTGAAACATCCCGCAGCTCAAAGTCCTTCTATTGAGACTGTTGCTGCATTTGACAGAAGCAGA CTGAGGAAAGTGACTGATCAAGTAAAGAACCAGGCACGGAAAGTAGATGAAAGAGATTCTCTATTGGAACTGATAAGGACCAAG TCCTTCAATCTGAGACCAACAGTTGCAGCAAGACCTAATATTCAGGGTCCTCAAACCAATCTCAGAGTTGTTGCCATTTTAGAGAGAGCAAAAACGATTCGCCAG GCTTTTGCTGGAAGTGACGAAGATGACAATGAAGACAGTTGGAGTGATTCTTGA
- the LOC115999732 gene encoding protein SCAR2-like isoform X1: MPMSRYRIRDEYSLADPELYRAVDKDDSGALLEGVAMAGLVGVLRQLGDLADFAAEIFHDLHEEVMATAARGHSLTVRVQQLEEELPLIEKEFLSRTNQSSFFYNAGTDWHPNLPLDQNMVTRGDLPRHVMESYEECRGPPRLFLLDKFDVAGAGSCLKRYTDPSFFKREASYIKISNLDVQRETKPRKAKQKKGSRSKNGKTPELLPTSHAKLHQLLLEEHNETGGKDSEHHVKLKRRLNGFPFDSKTEKSYMEKLLETPSVGQKTVHEVFVDSLSLKLPSRVASETGLDIVENSAVNVNEEVAVSINEEVTWTNRNTSPSPSQSEDNVAPISPNDTLNEIATYDEYLEISNQSLSVEAGYTLHAFHNVSTDGEISVDGDRQDTTSGYQSDDISSGIDDYMDAPTSMGSELDLESEMNPNKDLHVKSSKFSATNDERLQSESSDSLSIRNSMLSDDENGSSKKEISSFFNSGSSSTSPEMAHSEGEVAAKDFAITGNRVQMCDSHLQTTDDGFSSAQPLEDAFDNDTCAKTAGINRQSSDLGEPMIRPTIPGLVSISGYADEEAIVIKDALTEPVRNEIFSTLGECENDYVCVVENAANPSAPRTSEVQGRTGEDPPTRVSDENQDEIINNHATSAVNPDNVSSNAGDDTPIPLSTDNEHECNLDVGHLNPSNNLSITSSIFNHLSQNRDELFSAKNGLLDRLNDKGPNFLENSACLHKLSDSPSSNKDDHSSSSSVISCSSDGNDQNISTDASLHVPNTLEISLEECAKNSLQIVSEEESAETNHSGASDLDDIPVCSNLSITQAEIESVGSILEIETDNASLKYNERLTNAIPNGAEQRVFDVIHVVYCPTNLDYVETHISAEDAFLPLDSGERGISQIGQECLDEVLSARTGETMDHIAYGYPESVSEEPAVLNATMTEAYQLNVGDATGSVDSTDDVKVNASSYMDIKKFQDDSISCSGQFTQNKLRNASLCFPGSHKELDKLNVGHHAIISPISDSVSHDIAGYSPLQCNVLPSDLDKVTCVATGQSVLDMEPISSSGNNLTNVIRKRIPCENLDKGNSDDALSLPTHHCIEENVELAHIQLNEGLVGKGEANNELSPLQERTQVLERTVATSSRLMPESLPSQPLVSKLSSHDNNSLDLDKDPQNPLTCMSPGFALFPGNNQISPEEMPPLPPLPPVQWRLGKVQLASPALERNVVQRDTGLLSTYQSKIDQTVQPLEQIFPPVIAKESSPDFYESAAYNMEHSGPLSLPVSHAVLDEISDDSFSFPTTTHSSNPHLSFSGPDSDNLHTSLVQKRGTLDPLYSIPQLVSVDKASMLDIGTSPEELIQPAQQAAEETLLKVRELEEGYKCSEGNLATNDRIRLQASSEDSGSTGDSKSVEKEETQSLDQVAPETSLNELNLPKHDTSLEANFITTDAIPSALTVENEKPLHAIRDSEVEIVQPAVEDEIVNGSQKVKHPAAQSPSIETVAAFDRSRLRKVTDQVKNQARKVDERDSLLELIRTKSFNLRPTVAARPNIQGPQTNLRVVAILERAKTIRQAFAGSDEDDNEDSWSDS; the protein is encoded by the exons TTTTGCTGCTGAGATATTCCATGATTTGCATGAAGAAGTGATGGCAACTGCTGCTAGAGGCCATAGTTTGACAGTCAGAGTTCAACAACTTGAGGAAGAACTCCCATTAATTGAAAAGGAATTTCTTTCGCGTACCAATCAATCCTCATTCTTCTACAATGCTG GCACTGATTGGCACCCTAATCTGCCTTTGGACCAAAATATGGTTACACGGGGTGATTTACCCAGACATGTGATGGAATCTTATGAAGAATGCAGGGGCCCACCTCGCTTATTCCTTCTAGACaa ATTTGATGTTGCTGGTGCTGGATCTTGTCTAAAGCGTTATACTGATCCATCATTTTTTAAAAGGGAAGCATCGTATATCAAAATTTCTAATTTAGATGTTCAGAGAGAAACAAAACCTCGCAAAGCTAAG CAGAAGAAAGGATCAAGGAGTAAGAATGGCAAAACCCCTGAATTGTTACCCACATCACATGCCAA ACTCCACCAGTTACTCTTAGAGGAGCACAATGAAACTGGAGGTAAGGACTCTGAACATCATGTGAAATTGAAGAGAAGGCTGAATGGATTTCCATTTGACTCAAAAACGGAGAAAAGCTACATGGAGAAGTTACTAGAAACTCCTTCAGTGGGCCAAAAAACTGTTCATGAAGTCTTTGTTGATTCATTGTCTTTGAAATTACCATCAAGGGTTGCTTCTGAAACTGGGCTTGATATAGTAGAAAATAGTGCAGTGAATGTCAATGAAGAGGTTGCAGTGAGCATCAATGAAGAGGTTACATGGACAAATAGAAACACATCCCCATCTCCATCTCAAAGTGAAGACAATGTTGCTCCAATATCACCTAATGATACTTTAAATGAGATTGCAACCTATGATGAATACTTAGAGATCTCCAACCAAAGCCTTAGTGTTGAAGCGGGTTACACGTTGCATGCATTTCATAATGTGTCAACTGATGGTGAAATATCAGTTGATGGAGATAGACAAGATACTACAAGTGGCTACCAATCTGATGATATTTCAAGTGGTATAGACGATTACATGGATGCCCCTACCTCCATGGGATCAGAATTGGATTTAGAATCTGAAATGAATCCCAATAAAGATTTGCATGTGAAAAGCAGTAAGTTTTCAGCTACAAATGATGAACGACTTCAATCTGAATCTTCAGATTCTCTTTCAATCCGAAACTCCATGTTATCTGATGACGAGAATGGTTCATCCAAGAAAGAAATATCCAGCTTTTTCAATTCTGGTTCTTCTAGCACTTCTCCTGAAATGGCTCATTCGGAAGGTGAAGTTGCTGCCAAAGATTTTGCCATTACAGGGAACCGAGTTCAGATGTGTGATTCTCATCTGCAAACTACTGATGATGGATTTTCATCTGCCCAGCCCTTAGAAGATGCTTTTGATAATGACACTTGTGCTAAGACAGCTGGAATTAACAGACAGAGTTCTGACTTGGGTGAACCAATGATCAGACCAACTATTCCAGGTTTAGTTTCTATATCAGGATATGCTGATGAAGAAGCAATTGTGATAAAAGATGCTTTGACAGAACCAGTgagaaatgaaatattttccaCTCTTGGTGAATGTGAGAATGATTATGTCTGTGTTGTAGAAAATGCAGCTAACCCATCAGCTCCTAGAACTTCGGAAGTTCAAGGAAGGACAGGTGAAGATCCCCCAACTAGAGTGTCTGATGAAAACCAAGATGAAATTATCAACAACCATGCAACTTCAGCAGTAAATCCCGACAATGTTTCTTCCAATGCTGGAGATGATACACCAATTCCTTTGTCTACTGATAATGAACATGAGTGCAATTTAGATGTGGGCCACCTGAATCCAAGTAACAATTTGTCCATCACATCTAGCATCTTTAATCATCTTTCTCAAAACAGAGATGAACTATTTTCTGCTAAAAATGGCCTTTTAGACAGGCTAAATGATAAGGGGCCCAATTTTCTTGAGAATTCAGCCTGTTTACATAAGCTTTCTGATTCTCCCTCTTCAAATAAAGATGAtcattcatcatcatcctctgTTATTAGTTGTTCCAGTGATGGTAATGATCAGAATATCAGTACTGATGCTTCACTTCATGTACCAAACACATTGGAGATCTCTTTAGAGGAGTGTGCCAAAAATTCATTGCAGATTGTGTCTGAAGAAGAAAGTGCAGAAACTAATCACAGTGGTGCATCAGATTTAGATGACATTCCAGTTTGTTCAAATCTTTCCATTACACAAGCAGAGATCGAAAGTGTTGGTTCAATTTTAGAAATTGAAACTGATAATGCAAGTTTAAAGTATAATGAGAGACTCACTAATGCAATTCCAAATGGTGCGGAACAGAGAGTATTTGATGTAATCCATGTGGTATATTGTCCTACCAATCTTGACTATGTAGAAACACACATTTCAGCGGAAGATGCTTTTCTGCCTCTTGATTCTGGAGAAAGGGGAATTTCACAGATTGGACAGGAATGTCTTGATGAGGTTCTGAGTGCAAGAACTGGTGAAACAATGGACCATATTGCCTATGGATATCCTGAATCAGTGAGTGAGGAACCTGCAGTATTAAATGCAACAATGACTGAAGCATATCAATTGAATGTCGGAGATGCAACTGGTTCTGTTGATAGCACTGATGATGTTAAGGTTAATGCATCTTCATATATGGACATCAAAAAGTTCCAAGATGACTCCATTTCTTGTTCTGGCCAGTTTACTCAAAACAAATTGCGGAATGCAAGTTTATGCTTTCCAGGTAGCCATAAGGAGTTAGACAAACTAAATGTTGGCCACCATGCAATAATTTCACCAATTTCAGACTCAGTTTCACACGACATTGCTGGCTACAGTCCTCTTCAGTGCAATGTGCTTCCATCAGATCTTGACAAGGTGACCTGTGTAGCTACTGGGCAAAGTGTTTTAGACATGGAACCAATATCTTCATCAGGAAATAATCTTACCAATGTCATCAGAAAAAGAATACCGTGTGAAAATCTGGATAAGGGCAACTCTGACGATGCTTTGTCTTTGCCAACCCATCACTGCATAGAAGAAAATGTTGAGTTAGCACACATTCAACTTAATGAGGGCTTGGTCGGTAAAGGTGAAGCCAATAATGAGCTGTCACCTTTACAGGAAAGAACACAAGTCTTAGAAAGAACTGTTGCCACTTCTTCTAGATTAATGCCAGAGAGTCTTCCAAGTCAACCTTTGGTGTCAAAGCTGTCTTCACATGACAATAACAGTTTGGATCTTGATAAAGATCCCCAAAACCCATTGACTTGTATGTCTCCTGGCTTTGCACTGTTTCCAGGGAATAATCAAATCAGTCCTGAGGAAATGCCTCCATTGCCTCCTCTACCTCCAGTTCAATGGAGATTGGGGAAAGTTCAACTTGCTTCCCCTGCTCTGGAAAGAAACGTAGTACAGCGTGACACAGGGCTCTTGTCTACTTACCAATCGAAGATTGATCAGACAGTTCAACCTCTGGAACAAATTTTCCCACCAGTCATAGCAAAGGAAAGCTCGCCTGACTTCTATGAATCTGCAGCTTACAATATGGAACATTCTGGTCCACTGTCCTTGCCTGTTTCACATGCAGTTCTTGATGAAATCAGTGACGATAGTTTCAGTTTTCCCACCACAACACATTCCTCAAATCCTCACCTTTCTTTTTCAGGACCAGACAGTGACAACCTACACACTTCTCTTGTCCAAAAGAGAGGAACTCTGGATCCTCTCTATTCAATCCCACAATTAGTTTCTGTAGACAAAGCCTCTATGCTTGATATTGGAACATCACCAGAAGAACTCATCCAACCTGCACAGCAAGCAGCAGAAGAAACACTTTTAAAGGTTCGAGAGCTTGAAGAGGGGTATAAATGTTCAGAAGGAAATTTGGCAACAAATGACAGAATAAGGCTGCAAGCAAGTTCTGAAGATTCAGGCTCCACTGGTGATTCAAAGTCTGTAGAGAAAGAAGAGACTCAATCCCTAGACCAAGTAGCACCAGAGACAAGCTTGAATGAATTGAATCTCCCAAAACATGACACAAGTTTAGAGGCAAATTTCATCACCACTGACGCCATACCATCTGCTCTGACAGTAGAAAATGAAAAGCCTTTGCATGCTATTCGTGATTCAGAGGTGGAGATTGTGCAGCCAGCTGTGGAAGATGAAATAGTAAATGGAAGCCAGAAAGTGAAACATCCCGCAGCTCAAAGTCCTTCTATTGAGACTGTTGCTGCATTTGACAGAAGCAGA CTGAGGAAAGTGACTGATCAAGTAAAGAACCAGGCACGGAAAGTAGATGAAAGAGATTCTCTATTGGAACTGATAAGGACCAAG TCCTTCAATCTGAGACCAACAGTTGCAGCAAGACCTAATATTCAGGGTCCTCAAACCAATCTCAGAGTTGTTGCCATTTTAGAGAGAGCAAAAACGATTCGCCAG GCTTTTGCTGGAAGTGACGAAGATGACAATGAAGACAGTTGGAGTGATTCTTGA
- the LOC116000205 gene encoding probable protein phosphatase 2C 73: MGGCISCQRCGIEKGDGCPGGSLGLRGVDRNGGEDGEYDGITGRGDYDARVRLHGSSALTSMYSKQGRKGINQDAMTVWENFTGQQGAYFCGVFDGHGPYGHKVSRYVRDTLPSKLSLSMKLSNLGVAANYCTENSHNNNLINTPFFNKLKSNFVKSFVEMDEDLEGESKIDTQCSGTTAVTVLKQGEHLIIGNLGDSRAIICTRDDTGQFVPEQLTVDLKPNLPSEFERIKNCNGRVIAMEEEPSVYRLWMPDDNGPGLAMARAFGDFCLKTYGLTSVPELYYRKLTDNDEFIVLATDGIWDVLSNNEVIKVVCSAKKRATAAKVLVERAVRAWKYRYPCAKIDDCAAICLFMKRQQQPGQGQGTTLSKTVSESTDASMNYSSYSAKTDDGLETVLNYKVKNGGEDSGCERDRSPAANVRRRRPNPTVHIH; encoded by the exons ATGGGTGGATGTATTTCGTGCCAAAGGTGTGGGATTGAGAAGGGAGATGGGTGCCCAGGCGGAAGCTTGGGGCTACGGGGAGTAGACAGAAATGGGGGTGAAGATGGTGAATATGATGGCATTACAGGAAGAGGAGATTATGATGCACGTGTGAGGCTGCATGGATCTTCTGCTTTAACATCCATGTATTCTAAACAAGGCAGAAAGGGTATCAATCAAGATGCCATGACTGTTTGGgag AACTTTACAGGACAGCAAGGTGCGTACTTCTGCGGTGTTTTTGATGGGCACGGTCCCTACGGCCACAAAGTGTCGCGTTATGTACGCGATACCTTGCCATCAAAGCTTTCGCTCTCAATGAAACTCTCAAACCTGGGCGTGGCAGCCAATTACTGCACAGAAAATTCCCACAATAATAACCTTATCAACACCCCCTTTTTTAACAAGTTGAAATCGAATTTTGTCAAGTCCTTTGTAGAGATGGACGAAGATCTCGAAGGCGAATCCAAGATTGATACCCAATGCAGTGGTACAACAGCAGTTACTGTTCTAAAACAG GGAGAACATTTAATAATTGGGAATTTAGGGGATTCTCGGGCTATCATCTGCACAAGAGATGATACAGGCCAATTTGTTCCAGAACAGCTCACCGTCGACTTGAAGCCTAACCTTCCAA GTGAATTTGAACGAATTAAAAACTGTAATGGAAGAGTTATCGCAATGGAGGAAGAACCAAGCGTGTATAGGTTATGGATGCCGGATGACAATGGTCCTGGCCTAGCCATGGCAAGAGCATTTGGAGACTTTTGCCTCAAAACCTATGGCCTCACCTCAGTCCCTGAATTGTATTACAGAAAGCTAACAGATAACGATGAATTCATTGTTTTAGCAACTGATGGG ATATGGGATGTTCTGAGCAACAATGAGGTGATAAAAGTGGTATGTTCAGCAAAGAAGAGAGCGACGGCGGCAAAGGTTCTAGTAGAACGGGCAGTCCGGGCATGGAAATACAGGTACCCTTGCGCCAAGATTGATGACTGCGCCGCCATATGCTTGTTCATGAAACGCCAGCAGCAGCCGGGTCAGGGGCAGGGCACCACGCTATCAAAAACCGTTTCGGAATCAACAGACGCCAGCATGAACTACTCCTCCTACAGCGCCAAGACCGACGATGGCCTCGAAACTGTGTTGAATTATAAGGTGAAGAATGGCGGAGAAGACAGTGGCTGTGAGCGGGACCGCTCTCCGGCCGCCAACGTCCGGAGACGACGTCCCAACCCCACCGTGCACATCCACTAA